A window of Tautonia plasticadhaerens contains these coding sequences:
- the trpS gene encoding tryptophan--tRNA ligase, with translation MRVLSGIQPSGPLHLGNYFGAIRQYLELQREAQVFYFVANYHALTSVRDADTLRSYTDDVVVTLLSLGIDPEHVTLFVQSDVPETTELAWLLTTVTPMGWLEKCVSYKDKIQQGLPSEHGLFAYPVLQAADILLYDADLVPVGQDQKQHLEITRDVAERFNNTYGETFKLPEPYILPQVAVVPGTDGRKMSKSYGNTIELFDDPKAITKKCKRLVTDSRPPEEPGDPSKLDEFPLFLLFRLVAPAEEWEAVKRQYLEGGLGYGPVKARLAELIIEHFAEARERRAELLAHPERVAEVKASGADRARKAARQVLDRARAACGVG, from the coding sequence ATGCGAGTCCTGTCCGGGATCCAGCCGTCCGGCCCGCTGCACCTGGGGAACTACTTCGGGGCGATCCGCCAGTACCTGGAGCTGCAGCGGGAGGCCCAGGTCTTCTACTTCGTGGCCAACTACCACGCCCTGACCAGCGTCCGGGACGCCGACACCCTGCGCTCCTACACCGACGACGTGGTGGTCACGCTGCTGAGCCTGGGGATCGACCCGGAGCACGTCACCCTGTTCGTCCAGTCCGACGTGCCGGAGACGACCGAGCTGGCCTGGCTGCTGACGACCGTCACGCCGATGGGGTGGCTGGAGAAGTGCGTCAGCTACAAGGACAAGATCCAGCAGGGCCTTCCCTCCGAGCACGGCCTGTTCGCCTACCCCGTGCTCCAGGCGGCCGACATCCTGCTCTACGACGCCGACCTCGTCCCCGTCGGCCAGGACCAGAAGCAGCACCTGGAGATCACCCGGGACGTCGCCGAGCGCTTCAACAACACGTACGGCGAGACCTTCAAGCTCCCCGAGCCCTACATCCTGCCCCAGGTCGCCGTGGTCCCCGGCACCGACGGCCGGAAGATGTCCAAGAGCTACGGCAACACCATCGAGCTGTTCGACGACCCCAAGGCGATCACCAAGAAGTGCAAGCGGCTCGTCACCGACAGCCGCCCCCCCGAGGAGCCCGGCGACCCGTCCAAGCTCGACGAGTTCCCCCTGTTTTTGCTCTTCCGCCTCGTCGCCCCCGCCGAGGAGTGGGAGGCCGTGAAGCGGCAGTACCTCGAAGGGGGCCTCGGCTACGGCCCGGTGAAGGCCCGGCTGGCGGAACTCATCATCGAGCACTTCGCCGAGGCCCGGGAGCGCCGGGCCGAGCTGCTGGCCCACCCCGAGCGGGTCGCCGAGGTGAAGGCGTCCGGCGCCGACCGCGCCCGCAAGGCGGCCCGCCAGGTCCTCGACCGGGCCCGGGCCGCCTGCGGCGTCGGCTGA
- a CDS encoding serine hydrolase: MLVLPTALAVLIAPPMVVPDADPDDGGAGLVSRLEEYMEAADAVQKFNGSVIVTKDGEPLLARGYGLANFEHEVPNTPGTKFRLASVTKQFTAMAALILAERGKLGLDDPISEHLPETPESWGGVTIRHLLTHTSGIPSYTGLSGFFEEKSILPLSQEELIGLVRDLPLEFEPGSEYRYNNSGYFLLGMIIERASGSTYESFLREEIFEPLGMEDSGYDRAGPILKGRASGYERVGELVRNSRYLDMGLPFSAGALYSTVEDLARWDRALAEGKLISGESYEAMWTPVKDDYAFGWLVRERDGHPEQEHAGGINGFTTQVIRYPDDGVFVAVLGNVVPEPVGEIARDLAAVVLGLPYEVPRPRAIVEVDPAIFDDYVGRYRISPEMVLEIVREGDRLLGAPSGQDRAELSPTSETEFLVEAVRAEVEFLRDDEGNVTGLVLIQGGRTMQADRLDDTKEEEATPAGDHDREAGDGDEEPDQAG, translated from the coding sequence ATGCTCGTGCTCCCGACCGCGCTTGCCGTCCTGATCGCCCCACCGATGGTCGTCCCGGATGCCGACCCCGACGACGGGGGCGCCGGACTGGTCTCCCGGCTGGAGGAATACATGGAGGCCGCCGACGCCGTCCAGAAGTTCAACGGCTCGGTGATCGTGACCAAGGACGGCGAGCCGCTGCTGGCCAGGGGCTACGGGCTGGCGAACTTCGAGCACGAGGTCCCGAACACCCCGGGGACGAAGTTCCGGCTCGCCTCGGTCACGAAGCAGTTCACGGCGATGGCGGCGCTGATCCTGGCGGAGCGGGGGAAGCTCGGCCTTGACGACCCGATCTCCGAGCACCTGCCGGAGACGCCCGAGTCGTGGGGGGGCGTGACGATCCGGCACCTGCTGACGCACACCTCGGGCATCCCCAGCTACACGGGGCTCTCGGGGTTCTTCGAGGAGAAGAGCATCCTGCCGCTCTCCCAGGAGGAGCTGATCGGCCTGGTCCGGGACCTGCCCCTGGAGTTCGAGCCCGGCTCGGAATACCGCTACAACAACTCGGGGTACTTCCTCCTGGGCATGATCATCGAGCGGGCCTCGGGGTCGACCTACGAGTCGTTCCTCCGGGAGGAGATCTTCGAGCCCCTGGGCATGGAGGACAGCGGCTACGACCGGGCCGGGCCGATCCTCAAGGGCCGGGCCTCGGGCTACGAGCGGGTCGGCGAGTTGGTCCGCAACTCTCGGTACCTCGACATGGGCCTCCCCTTCTCGGCCGGGGCCCTGTATTCGACGGTCGAGGATCTCGCCCGGTGGGACCGCGCCCTGGCCGAGGGCAAGCTGATCTCGGGGGAGTCGTACGAGGCGATGTGGACCCCTGTGAAGGACGACTACGCCTTCGGCTGGCTCGTCCGGGAGCGCGACGGCCACCCCGAGCAGGAGCACGCCGGGGGGATCAACGGCTTCACGACGCAGGTGATCCGTTACCCCGACGACGGGGTCTTCGTGGCCGTGCTCGGCAACGTCGTCCCCGAGCCGGTCGGCGAGATCGCCCGGGACCTGGCGGCGGTCGTCCTCGGGCTGCCCTACGAGGTGCCCCGGCCCCGGGCGATCGTCGAGGTCGACCCGGCCATCTTCGACGACTACGTCGGCCGGTATCGGATCTCCCCGGAGATGGTCCTGGAGATCGTCCGGGAGGGGGATCGCCTCCTCGGCGCCCCCAGCGGGCAGGACCGGGCCGAGCTGTCCCCCACCTCCGAGACCGAGTTCTTGGTCGAGGCCGTCCGGGCCGAGGTCGAATTCCTCCGGGACGACGAGGGGAACGTGACCGGGCTGGTCCTCATCCAGGGCGGCCGGACGATGCAGGCCGACCGGCTCGACGACACCAAGGAGGAGGAGGCCACCCCGGCCGGGGACCACGACCGGGAGGCGGGCGATGGGGACGAGGAGCCGGACCAGGCCGGCTGA
- a CDS encoding ComEC/Rec2 family competence protein, with protein sequence MTPPSPTTDGTSPDLPPPRDDPGRPFRAGWRARPGKVRPMVPVAIAMAAGILADRRVEPCGTATWAILALACSAVALATLRRPRVVYPALLLAIAAFGGGRHHARWSDLAPDDLSRVVSTEARLGWVRGFLRTVPEYREAGVADRPGDEGYTRFELQLTAASDGRSWHPASGRAVVSAGGDRTDLEMGDPVEAAGSIALLAGPLNPGERDPRDFHRSRGVRLRLSVDDPAGLGLDPEGRPRPLLRWLGKARTWGDRRLSDLLGDRTAPVASALLIGDRGGIDGETTDAFSRTGAAHLLAISGLHLSAVAGGLGLLSILLGLGLKGAARLVLAATIGYATLVGWSPSVGRSATMVAAVCLATILDRQARASNTIALAAAITMAINPAVLFSVGWQLSFLAVGVLALGVPTMVRRVEGRFFGPDPEGDPLDELERRLEPRWRRAVRRAAFYPVAALAASAAVSLATAPLVAWRFNVVAPIGILLNLPLIPVAGVAVGSGGLALMLSAVWAPLATPAAWACDASLGLAMGVVHRAEAVPMGHAFVPTPTTGWVVAFYASLAMAGRASAARWPVPARRTAWLGVGLVGAFGSIATLAPHRPETTEVEVLAVGHGLSVVIQGPDGSAALYDCGRSGDPGVGRRIAAPALWGRGVRRLETLVISHADADHYNGVPDLLERFEVGRLVVPEGFEGDGDDSAVLAVLDDARARGVPVVEARAGDRIGLVPGLTAGALHPPPGWLPDAPDNDRSLVLDLPAGGRHLLLTGDLEGAGLAELVAGPSFPIDAMLAPHHGGRSSNPGWLYDWASPGLVVSSQRAPRAGATDPLASLDERGIPVLRTAEGGAVLLRSLGPREAEPGGGPGWSVGGRPGPSDPKPGNRFIAASLGVRPPPGAARLLAAVGGLALGVWLCLALAVVHFGAWSLVLPGRANPSDEPFPGPWRSASITSADGLTLRGWRLDARGGGPDTPDRFALVLHGMAEASPSMRGRAEALHRLGWSVLVPDLRSFGRSDGDRCTFGAREAGDLRSWVDALLVDHPGAAVVAWGRSMGAAVALRAATEDDRIRAIVLEAPYADLRRALASRLSRLPIPGAGLLAGLVLSRAARIAGVPLDRPRPVDLAPRASVPALILQGGKDRIAPIVEARRLADAFPDDRRPEVETVADAGHADVFDLGGPSLASRIGEFLGRAASPRPGSDRAGEGRSRPLRVEPGSPE encoded by the coding sequence GTGACCCCGCCGAGCCCGACGACCGACGGCACCTCGCCCGACCTTCCCCCGCCCCGGGATGACCCGGGCCGGCCCTTCCGAGCGGGATGGAGGGCCCGGCCGGGCAAGGTGCGGCCGATGGTGCCGGTGGCGATCGCGATGGCGGCCGGGATCCTCGCCGACCGTCGGGTCGAGCCCTGCGGGACCGCGACCTGGGCGATCCTCGCGCTGGCCTGCTCGGCGGTCGCGCTGGCGACGTTGCGGAGGCCCCGGGTCGTCTACCCGGCGCTGCTCCTGGCGATCGCCGCCTTCGGCGGCGGCCGGCACCACGCCCGGTGGTCGGACCTGGCGCCCGACGACCTCTCCCGGGTCGTCTCGACCGAGGCGAGGCTGGGCTGGGTGCGGGGGTTCCTCCGGACCGTGCCCGAGTACCGGGAGGCAGGCGTCGCGGACCGGCCCGGGGACGAGGGCTACACCCGGTTCGAGCTGCAACTGACCGCGGCCAGCGACGGCCGGTCCTGGCATCCCGCCTCGGGCCGGGCGGTCGTCTCCGCCGGGGGAGACCGGACCGACCTGGAGATGGGGGACCCGGTCGAGGCGGCCGGCTCGATCGCCCTGCTGGCCGGGCCGCTCAACCCCGGCGAGCGCGACCCGAGGGACTTCCACCGGTCCCGAGGAGTCCGCCTGCGGCTCTCGGTCGACGACCCGGCCGGGCTCGGCCTCGACCCCGAGGGGAGGCCCCGCCCCCTGCTGCGATGGCTCGGCAAGGCCAGGACCTGGGGCGATCGTCGGCTCTCGGATCTCCTCGGCGACCGGACGGCGCCGGTCGCCTCGGCCCTGCTGATCGGAGACCGGGGGGGGATCGACGGGGAGACGACCGACGCCTTCTCCCGGACCGGCGCGGCCCACCTGCTGGCGATCTCCGGGCTGCACCTCTCGGCGGTGGCGGGGGGGCTGGGGCTGCTCTCGATCCTGCTCGGCCTCGGGCTCAAGGGGGCGGCCCGCCTGGTCCTGGCGGCGACGATCGGCTATGCCACCCTCGTCGGCTGGTCGCCGTCGGTCGGCCGGTCGGCGACGATGGTCGCCGCCGTCTGCCTGGCGACGATCCTCGACCGGCAGGCCAGGGCCTCGAACACGATCGCCCTGGCGGCGGCGATCACGATGGCGATCAACCCGGCCGTCCTGTTCTCGGTCGGCTGGCAGCTCTCGTTCCTGGCCGTCGGGGTGCTGGCCCTCGGCGTTCCGACGATGGTGCGACGGGTCGAGGGCCGGTTCTTCGGGCCCGACCCGGAAGGCGACCCGCTCGACGAGCTGGAACGTCGGCTGGAACCCCGCTGGCGGCGGGCCGTGCGGCGGGCGGCGTTCTACCCGGTGGCGGCACTGGCGGCCTCGGCGGCCGTCTCGCTGGCGACGGCCCCGCTGGTGGCCTGGAGGTTCAACGTGGTGGCGCCGATCGGCATCCTGCTGAACCTCCCGCTCATCCCGGTCGCCGGGGTCGCCGTCGGTAGCGGCGGGCTGGCCCTGATGCTCTCGGCCGTCTGGGCCCCCTTGGCCACCCCGGCGGCCTGGGCCTGCGACGCCTCCCTCGGGCTTGCGATGGGCGTCGTCCACCGGGCCGAGGCGGTGCCGATGGGACATGCGTTCGTGCCGACCCCGACGACCGGCTGGGTGGTCGCCTTCTACGCCTCGCTCGCGATGGCGGGCCGGGCCTCGGCGGCCCGGTGGCCGGTGCCGGCGAGGAGGACGGCCTGGCTGGGGGTCGGCCTGGTGGGGGCGTTCGGCTCGATCGCGACGCTCGCGCCGCACCGGCCCGAGACGACCGAGGTGGAGGTGCTCGCCGTCGGCCACGGCCTGTCGGTCGTGATCCAGGGGCCCGACGGCTCGGCGGCCCTCTACGACTGCGGCCGGTCGGGCGACCCGGGCGTCGGCCGCCGGATCGCGGCCCCGGCGCTCTGGGGCCGGGGGGTCCGACGGCTGGAGACGCTGGTCATCTCCCACGCCGACGCCGACCATTACAACGGCGTCCCCGACCTGCTCGAACGGTTCGAGGTGGGCCGGCTGGTCGTGCCGGAGGGGTTCGAGGGCGACGGCGACGACTCGGCGGTGCTCGCCGTGCTCGACGACGCCAGGGCACGGGGCGTCCCGGTCGTCGAGGCGAGGGCCGGCGACCGGATCGGACTGGTCCCGGGGCTGACCGCGGGGGCCCTGCACCCGCCCCCGGGCTGGCTGCCCGACGCGCCGGACAACGACCGGAGCCTGGTGCTCGACCTCCCCGCCGGGGGCCGGCACCTGCTGCTGACCGGCGACCTCGAAGGCGCCGGGCTCGCCGAGCTGGTCGCCGGGCCGAGCTTCCCGATCGACGCCATGCTCGCCCCTCATCACGGCGGCCGGTCGTCCAACCCGGGCTGGCTCTACGACTGGGCCTCCCCGGGGCTGGTCGTCAGCAGCCAGCGGGCCCCCCGGGCGGGGGCGACGGACCCCCTGGCGAGCCTCGACGAACGGGGGATCCCGGTGCTCCGGACCGCGGAGGGCGGGGCCGTCCTGCTCCGAAGCCTCGGCCCCCGCGAGGCCGAGCCCGGGGGCGGCCCGGGCTGGTCCGTCGGCGGCCGGCCGGGCCCGTCGGATCCGAAGCCCGGGAATCGGTTCATCGCCGCTTCCCTCGGCGTCCGGCCGCCCCCGGGGGCGGCCCGCCTGCTGGCGGCCGTGGGCGGCCTGGCCCTCGGCGTCTGGCTCTGCCTGGCCCTTGCTGTGGTCCACTTCGGGGCCTGGTCCCTCGTCCTGCCCGGCCGGGCGAACCCCTCGGATGAGCCGTTCCCGGGGCCCTGGCGGTCGGCCTCGATCACCTCGGCGGACGGGCTGACGCTCCGGGGCTGGCGGCTCGACGCCCGGGGCGGCGGGCCTGACACGCCCGATCGGTTCGCCCTGGTCTTGCATGGGATGGCGGAGGCGTCCCCGAGCATGAGGGGACGGGCCGAGGCGCTGCACCGCCTCGGCTGGTCGGTGCTCGTGCCCGACCTCCGCTCCTTCGGCCGGAGCGACGGGGACCGCTGCACCTTCGGCGCCCGGGAGGCCGGGGACCTGCGGTCCTGGGTCGACGCCCTGCTCGTCGACCATCCCGGCGCCGCCGTCGTCGCCTGGGGCCGCTCGATGGGGGCGGCCGTCGCGCTGCGGGCGGCGACGGAGGACGACCGGATCCGGGCGATCGTCCTGGAGGCCCCCTATGCCGACCTCCGACGGGCCCTGGCGTCCCGGCTCTCCCGCCTGCCGATCCCCGGCGCGGGCCTGCTGGCCGGGCTCGTCCTCTCCCGGGCCGCCCGGATCGCGGGGGTCCCGCTCGACCGCCCCCGGCCCGTGGACCTGGCCCCCCGGGCCTCGGTCCCCGCCCTCATCCTCCAGGGCGGCAAGGACCGGATCGCGCCGATCGTCGAGGCCCGTCGCCTCGCCGACGCCTTCCCCGACGACCGACGCCCCGAGGTCGAGACCGTCGCCGACGCCGGCCACGCCGACGTCTTCGACCTCGGCGGCCCGTCGCTGGCGAGTCGGATCGGCGAATTCCTGGGCCGGGCCGCATCGCCGCGCCCGGGAAGCGATCGGGCCGGGGAGGGCCGGTCGCGCCCTCTCCGGGTTGAACCCGGATCTCCCGAATGA
- a CDS encoding ferredoxin → MADPTHKVPENAPGRYYVDDTCIDCELCRELAIGNFLRWDQNRYSFVARQPEGPEEESACRSAMEECPVEAIGCDGGDD, encoded by the coding sequence ATGGCCGACCCGACCCACAAGGTGCCCGAGAACGCCCCGGGACGCTATTACGTCGACGACACCTGCATCGACTGCGAGCTGTGCCGGGAGCTTGCCATCGGCAATTTCCTCCGATGGGACCAGAACCGCTACTCCTTCGTCGCGCGGCAGCCTGAGGGACCCGAGGAGGAGTCGGCCTGCCGTTCCGCGATGGAGGAGTGTCCCGTTGAGGCCATCGGCTGCGACGGCGGCGACGACTGA
- a CDS encoding phytanoyl-CoA dioxygenase family protein codes for MPTVPDDLADRIDRDGFAVVPGVLDDAEVDALIAAVGRAEFEATRLADPASLRRGKSVYGLRDLLGRVPEVRILAASPEIRGLVEPVLGPGAFAVRGLWFDKTAGANWNLPWHRDLTVAARARVDAPGFSCWTAKAGIPHALAPPEVLDAMLTIRLHLDPAGPDNGPLRVLPGSHRLDGRDPGEVAPWRARVRPVECAVDRGGAVLMRPMLLHASNSARSPRHRRVVHLEFASAPLPGGVEWYDEVRPGHGPGL; via the coding sequence ATGCCGACCGTCCCTGACGACCTCGCCGATCGGATCGACCGCGACGGCTTCGCCGTGGTCCCCGGGGTGCTCGACGATGCCGAGGTCGACGCGCTGATCGCCGCCGTCGGCCGGGCCGAGTTCGAGGCGACCCGGCTGGCCGACCCCGCCTCGCTCCGCCGGGGCAAGAGCGTCTACGGCCTCCGGGATCTGCTCGGCCGGGTCCCGGAAGTCCGGATCCTGGCCGCATCTCCCGAGATCCGGGGCCTGGTCGAGCCGGTGCTCGGTCCCGGGGCGTTCGCCGTCCGGGGGCTCTGGTTCGACAAGACGGCCGGGGCCAACTGGAACCTCCCCTGGCACCGGGATCTGACCGTCGCCGCCCGGGCCCGGGTCGACGCCCCCGGCTTCTCCTGCTGGACGGCCAAGGCCGGGATCCCGCACGCCTTGGCCCCCCCCGAGGTGCTCGACGCGATGCTCACCATCCGCCTGCACCTCGACCCCGCCGGGCCCGACAACGGCCCCCTGCGGGTGCTGCCCGGCTCGCACCGGCTCGACGGCCGGGACCCGGGCGAGGTCGCCCCCTGGAGGGCCCGGGTCCGGCCGGTCGAGTGCGCGGTCGATCGCGGGGGGGCGGTCCTGATGCGGCCGATGCTGCTGCACGCCTCGAACTCGGCGAGGTCCCCCCGGCATCGCCGGGTCGTGCACCTGGAGTTCGCCTCGGCGCCGCTGCCGGGGGGCGTCGAATGGTATGATGAGGTCCGCCCCGGGCACGGCCCCGGCCTCTGA
- the dapF gene encoding diaminopimelate epimerase, with protein sequence MPLRFTKMHGLGNDYVYVNLFDQILPGDPGPLAAAMSDRHLGVGSDGLILIGPSDRADARMRMFNLDGSEGEMCGNGIRCVAKYVHDHGIARKDRVTIETGRGVLTLDLEVEGGKAHRVRVDMGTPILRSAEIPTTLPGDPPVDVPFEVGGLELRQTAVSMGNPHAVAFVDDVTAFPLEAIGPKWEHHPAYPRRVNAHVVQVIGPGEVRMRTWERGSGITQACGTGACAVCVAGVLTGRTGWKIVAHLPGGDLELEWPADDAPVFMTGPATEVFSGEWPD encoded by the coding sequence ATGCCGCTCCGCTTCACCAAGATGCACGGCCTCGGCAACGACTACGTGTATGTGAACCTGTTCGACCAGATCCTCCCCGGCGACCCCGGCCCGCTGGCGGCGGCGATGAGCGACCGGCACCTCGGCGTCGGCTCCGACGGCCTGATCCTCATCGGCCCCTCCGACCGGGCCGACGCGAGGATGCGCATGTTCAACCTCGACGGCTCCGAGGGGGAGATGTGCGGCAACGGCATCCGGTGCGTGGCCAAGTACGTACACGACCACGGCATCGCCCGCAAGGACCGGGTGACGATCGAGACCGGCCGGGGCGTGCTGACGCTGGACCTGGAGGTCGAGGGGGGGAAGGCGCATCGGGTCCGGGTCGACATGGGGACGCCGATCCTCCGGTCGGCCGAGATCCCGACCACGTTGCCCGGCGATCCCCCGGTCGACGTGCCGTTCGAGGTCGGCGGGCTGGAGCTGCGGCAGACGGCCGTCTCGATGGGCAACCCGCACGCGGTCGCCTTCGTCGACGACGTGACCGCCTTCCCCCTGGAGGCGATCGGCCCGAAGTGGGAGCACCACCCGGCGTATCCGAGGCGGGTGAACGCCCACGTCGTCCAGGTGATCGGCCCGGGTGAGGTCCGCATGAGGACCTGGGAGCGGGGCTCGGGGATCACCCAGGCCTGCGGCACCGGGGCCTGCGCCGTCTGCGTGGCGGGGGTCCTGACGGGCAGGACCGGCTGGAAGATCGTCGCCCACCTCCCCGGCGGCGACCTGGAGCTGGAGTGGCCCGCCGACGACGCCCCCGTCTTCATGACCGGCCCGGCCACCGAGGTCTTCTCCGGGGAATGGCCCGACTGA
- the bioD gene encoding dethiobiotin synthase — MAGLRGLFVTGTDTGVGKTRVASAIASALSASGVRVGVLKPAATGAERVDGAWRSGDAEALIAAIGRDVPIDRVAPILLEAPLAPPVAARLAGAPLGFPRVLESSRSAIGWWAGPGGAELMVVEGVGGLLCPMAEGATVADLAVALDFPLVVVARRGLGTLNHTLLTVEAARGRGLRLAGVVLNGSEPTADPLAERTNPAELSRWLGEVPLLADLPFSPDLAALRAGMSDLDWYGRAAPSRLVVAEDRAIDREPTPPGR; from the coding sequence ATGGCAGGGCTTCGAGGGCTGTTCGTGACCGGGACCGACACCGGGGTCGGCAAGACGAGGGTGGCCTCGGCCATCGCCTCGGCGCTCTCGGCGTCGGGCGTCCGGGTCGGGGTGCTCAAGCCGGCGGCGACGGGGGCCGAGCGGGTCGACGGCGCGTGGCGGTCGGGGGACGCCGAGGCCCTGATCGCCGCCATCGGCCGGGACGTGCCGATCGACCGCGTCGCCCCGATCCTCCTGGAGGCGCCGCTCGCCCCCCCGGTGGCGGCCCGACTGGCGGGGGCCCCGCTGGGGTTCCCCCGGGTCCTGGAGTCGAGCCGATCGGCGATCGGCTGGTGGGCCGGGCCGGGGGGCGCGGAGCTGATGGTGGTCGAGGGGGTCGGCGGCCTGCTCTGCCCGATGGCCGAGGGGGCGACGGTGGCGGATCTGGCCGTCGCCCTGGATTTCCCCCTGGTCGTGGTGGCCCGTCGCGGCCTGGGGACGTTGAACCACACGCTGCTGACCGTCGAGGCCGCCCGGGGCCGGGGGCTCCGGCTGGCGGGGGTCGTGCTCAACGGCTCGGAGCCGACGGCCGACCCGCTCGCCGAGCGGACCAACCCGGCCGAGCTGTCCCGGTGGCTCGGCGAGGTCCCGCTACTGGCCGACTTGCCCTTCTCGCCAGACCTGGCCGCTTTGCGTGCGGGCATGTCCGACCTAGACTGGTATGGGAGGGCCGCCCCCTCCCGCCTCGTCGTCGCCGAGGACCGGGCGATCGACCGTGAGCCCACCCCCCCGGGACGTTGA